Proteins encoded in a region of the Raphanus sativus cultivar WK10039 chromosome 8, ASM80110v3, whole genome shotgun sequence genome:
- the LOC130499093 gene encoding uncharacterized mitochondrial protein AtMg00810-like: MTREFEMSMVGELKYFLGLQIHQIAEGFFISHSTYAMTLLKKFRLDHCKEVKAPLSSPNKISKDEDGEQVDRKVFRGMIRNLLYLIASRPDLSLSVGICARYQTKPKKYHLEAVKRIIRYVKGTVNLGIV, from the coding sequence ATGACTCGGGAGTTTGAAATGAGTATGGTGGGAGAGCTGAAATACTTTCTAGGACTTCAAATACATCAAATTGCTGAAGGATTTTTCATCTCACATAGCACTTATGCAATGACACTGTTGAAAAAGTTTCGTCTTGATCACTGCAAAGAAGTAAAAGCTCCTTTGAGCAGCCCCAACAAGATCTCAAAGGATGAAGATGGTGAACAAGTTGACAGAAAGGTGTTTCGAGGGATGATCAGAAATCTGCTCTACCTGATAGCAAGTCGACCTGATCTAAGCTTGAGTGTTGGGATATGCGCAAGATATCAAACGAAACCCAAAAAGTATCATCTAGAAGCTGTGAAGAGGATCATCCGGTACGTCAAAGGGACTGTCAATCTAGGGATCGTTTAA